In Mycobacterium tuberculosis H37Rv, a single window of DNA contains:
- the ppnK gene encoding inorganic polyphosphate/ATP-NAD kinase (poly(P)/ATP NAD kinase): protein MTAHRSVLLVVHTGRDEATETARRVEKVLGDNKIALRVLSAEAVDRGSLHLAPDDMRAMGVEIEVVDADQHAADGCELVLVLGGDGTFLRAAELARNASIPVLGVNLGRIGFLAEAEAEAIDAVLEHVVAQDYRVEDRLTLDVVVRQGGRIVNRGWALNEVSLEKGPRLGVLGVVVEIDGRPVSAFGCDGVLVSTPTGSTAYAFSAGGPVLWPDLEAILVVPNNAHALFGRPMVTSPEATIAIEIEADGHDALVFCDGRREMLIPAGSRLEVTRCVTSVKWARLDSAPFTDRLVRKFRLPVTGWRGK from the coding sequence GTGACCGCTCATCGCAGTGTTCTGCTGGTCGTCCACACCGGGCGCGACGAAGCCACCGAGACCGCACGGCGCGTAGAAAAAGTATTGGGCGACAATAAAATTGCGCTTCGCGTGCTCTCGGCCGAAGCAGTCGACCGAGGGTCGTTGCATCTGGCTCCCGACGACATGCGGGCCATGGGCGTCGAGATCGAGGTGGTTGACGCGGACCAGCACGCAGCCGACGGCTGCGAACTGGTGCTGGTTTTGGGCGGCGATGGCACCTTTTTGCGGGCAGCCGAGCTGGCCCGCAACGCCAGCATTCCGGTGTTGGGCGTCAATCTGGGCCGCATCGGCTTTTTGGCCGAGGCCGAGGCGGAGGCAATCGACGCGGTGCTCGAGCATGTTGTCGCACAGGATTACCGGGTGGAAGACCGCTTGACTCTGGATGTCGTGGTGCGCCAGGGCGGGCGCATCGTCAACCGGGGTTGGGCGCTCAACGAAGTCAGTCTGGAAAAGGGCCCGAGGCTCGGCGTGCTTGGGGTGGTCGTGGAAATTGACGGTCGGCCGGTGTCGGCGTTTGGCTGCGACGGGGTGTTGGTGTCCACGCCGACCGGATCAACCGCCTATGCATTCTCGGCGGGAGGCCCGGTGCTGTGGCCCGACCTCGAAGCGATCCTGGTGGTCCCCAACAACGCTCACGCGCTGTTTGGCCGGCCGATGGTCACCAGCCCCGAAGCCACCATCGCCATCGAAATAGAGGCCGACGGGCATGACGCCTTGGTGTTCTGCGACGGTCGCCGCGAAATGCTGATACCGGCCGGCAGCAGACTCGAGGTCACCCGCTGTGTCACGTCCGTCAAATGGGCACGGCTGGACAGTGCGCCATTCACCGACCGGCTGGTGCGCAAGTTCCGGTTGCCGGTGACCGGTTGGCGCGGAAAGTAG
- a CDS encoding hypothetical protein (A core mycobacterial gene; conserved in mycobacterial strains (See Marmiesse et al., 2004 PMID:14766927).), with protein MTIDPDQIRAEIDALLASLPDPADAENGPSLAELEGIARRLSEAHEVLLAALESAEKG; from the coding sequence ATGACCATCGATCCTGACCAGATCCGTGCCGAAATCGACGCCCTACTTGCTTCGCTGCCCGACCCCGCCGACGCCGAGAACGGACCGTCTCTGGCCGAACTCGAAGGCATCGCACGTCGTCTTTCCGAGGCGCACGAGGTGTTGTTGGCCGCCCTGGAGTCGGCGGAGAAGGGTTGA
- a CDS encoding phosphatase: MKSIAQEHDCLLIDLDGTVFCGRQPTGGAVQSLSQVRSRKLFVTNNASRSADEVAAHLCELGFTATGEDVVTSAQSAAHLLAGQLAPGARVLIVGTEALANEVAAVGLRPVRRFEDRPDAVVQGLSMTTGWSDLAEAALAIRAGALWVAANVDPTLPTERGLLPGNGSMVAALRTATGMDPRVAGKPAPALMTEAVARGDFRAALVVGDRLDTDIEGANAAGLPSLMVLTGVNSAWDAVYAEPVRRPTYIGHDLRSLHQDSKLLAVAPQPGWQIDVGGGAVTVCANGDVDDLEFIDDGLSIVRAVASAVWEARAADLHQRPLRIEAGDERARAALQRWSLMRSDHPVTSVGTQ; encoded by the coding sequence ATGAAAAGCATTGCGCAGGAACATGACTGTCTGCTGATTGACCTGGACGGGACGGTGTTTTGTGGCCGTCAGCCCACCGGCGGCGCGGTGCAGTCGTTGAGTCAGGTGCGCAGCCGCAAGCTGTTTGTCACCAACAACGCGTCGCGTAGCGCCGACGAGGTGGCGGCGCACTTGTGCGAGCTCGGCTTCACCGCAACCGGTGAGGACGTCGTCACCAGCGCTCAGAGCGCTGCCCACCTGCTGGCCGGCCAGCTGGCGCCGGGTGCGCGGGTGCTCATCGTCGGCACCGAGGCGTTGGCCAACGAAGTCGCCGCGGTCGGATTGCGTCCGGTACGACGCTTTGAGGATCGACCCGACGCCGTCGTACAGGGCCTTTCAATGACCACCGGATGGTCCGACCTTGCCGAAGCCGCGCTGGCCATCCGGGCGGGCGCCCTGTGGGTGGCGGCCAACGTCGACCCCACCTTGCCCACCGAACGGGGCCTGCTGCCCGGCAACGGGTCCATGGTGGCTGCGCTGCGCACGGCCACCGGCATGGACCCCCGAGTGGCGGGCAAGCCCGCGCCCGCCTTGATGACCGAGGCGGTGGCCCGGGGCGACTTCCGGGCGGCACTGGTGGTCGGTGACCGGCTGGACACCGACATCGAGGGTGCCAACGCCGCGGGGTTGCCCAGCCTGATGGTGCTCACCGGGGTCAACAGCGCCTGGGATGCGGTGTACGCCGAACCCGTGCGCCGGCCCACCTACATTGGCCACGACCTGCGCTCGTTACACCAGGACAGCAAGCTGCTGGCGGTGGCACCGCAGCCGGGCTGGCAGATCGACGTCGGTGGTGGTGCGGTAACGGTCTGCGCGAACGGCGACGTCGACGATCTGGAATTTATCGACGACGGGCTATCCATCGTTCGGGCTGTGGCCAGCGCGGTATGGGAGGCGCGGGCCGCCGATCTTCACCAGCGGCCACTGCGCATCGAGGCCGGCGACGAGCGGGCCCGTGCGGCCTTGCAACGCTGGTCGTTGATGCGCAGCGATCATCCGGTGACTAGCGTAGGAACGCAATGA
- the lprJ gene encoding lipoprotein LprJ — protein MTAHTHDGTRTWRTGRQATTLLALLAGVFGGAASCAAPIQADMMGNAFLTALTNAGIAYDQPATTVALGRSVCPMVVAPGGTFESITSRMAEINGMSRDMASTFTIVAIGTYCPAVIAPLMPNRLQA, from the coding sequence ATGACGGCACACACACACGACGGGACACGGACCTGGCGAACGGGCCGGCAGGCGACGACGTTGCTCGCGTTGCTGGCCGGGGTGTTTGGTGGTGCCGCGAGCTGCGCGGCGCCGATCCAGGCCGACATGATGGGTAACGCATTCCTGACAGCGTTGACCAACGCCGGCATTGCCTATGACCAACCGGCGACCACGGTGGCGCTAGGCAGATCGGTTTGTCCGATGGTGGTTGCGCCGGGCGGGACGTTCGAATCGATCACGTCCAGAATGGCTGAGATCAATGGCATGTCGCGTGATATGGCGAGTACGTTCACCATTGTCGCGATTGGGACGTATTGCCCGGCGGTGATTGCGCCGCTGATGCCTAACCGGTTACAGGCCTGA
- a CDS encoding ABC transporter ATP-binding protein: MMISSSDELLRDGADPAVIIDQLRVIRGKRLALQDVSVRVACGTITGLLGPSGSGKTTLIRCIVGSQIIASGSVSVLGQPAGSAELRHRVGYMPQDPTIYNDLRVIDNIRYFAELCGVDRQAADEVIEAVDLRDHRTARCANLSGGQRARVSLACALVGRPDLLVLDEPTIGLDPVLRVELWDRFTALARRGTTLLVSSHVMDEADRCGDLLLLRQGQLLAHTTPHRLRKETGCTSLEEAFLSIVRRTTTVPAAG, encoded by the coding sequence ATGATGATTTCATCAAGTGATGAATTACTTCGCGACGGTGCCGACCCCGCGGTCATCATCGACCAGCTGCGCGTCATCCGTGGTAAACGCCTTGCCCTGCAGGATGTTTCGGTCCGGGTCGCCTGCGGCACGATCACCGGCCTGCTCGGTCCGTCCGGGTCGGGCAAGACAACACTGATTCGCTGCATCGTTGGCTCCCAAATCATTGCCTCGGGTTCGGTGAGCGTGCTGGGCCAACCGGCTGGGTCAGCCGAACTACGCCATCGGGTTGGATACATGCCTCAGGACCCGACCATTTACAACGACCTGCGGGTGATCGACAACATCCGCTACTTCGCCGAACTCTGCGGCGTCGACAGGCAAGCCGCCGATGAGGTGATCGAAGCGGTGGACCTGCGCGATCACCGCACCGCCCGTTGTGCCAACCTGTCCGGCGGCCAGCGGGCCCGGGTCTCGCTGGCGTGTGCGCTGGTCGGCCGGCCTGATCTGCTAGTGCTCGACGAGCCGACCATCGGCCTGGATCCGGTATTGCGCGTCGAATTATGGGATCGGTTCACGGCGCTGGCGCGGCGTGGCACCACGCTGTTGGTGTCCAGCCACGTAATGGACGAGGCCGACCGCTGCGGCGATCTGTTGCTTCTGCGCCAGGGGCAGCTGCTGGCCCACACAACGCCGCACCGTCTACGAAAGGAAACCGGATGCACATCACTGGAGGAAGCGTTTCTGTCCATCGTCCGACGCACCACCACCGTGCCCGCGGCCGGCTAA
- the mpg gene encoding 3-methyladenine DNA glycosylase produces the protein MNAEELAIDPVAAAHRLLGATIAGRGVRAMVVEVEAYGGVPDGPWPDAAAHSYRGRNGRNDVMFGPPGRLYTYRSHGIHVCANVACGPDGTAAAVLLRAAAIEDGAELATSRRGQTVRAVALARGPGNLCAALGITMADNGIDLFDPSSPVRLRLNDTHRARSGPRVGVSQAADRPWRLWLTGRPEVSAYRRSSRAPARGASD, from the coding sequence ATGAACGCTGAGGAACTGGCGATCGACCCGGTCGCGGCCGCGCATCGGCTGCTCGGCGCAACTATTGCCGGACGGGGTGTGCGTGCGATGGTGGTCGAGGTCGAGGCGTATGGCGGGGTGCCCGACGGTCCCTGGCCGGACGCCGCGGCGCACTCTTACCGCGGCCGCAATGGCCGCAACGACGTCATGTTCGGGCCCCCGGGGCGGCTTTACACCTACCGCAGCCATGGGATCCATGTCTGTGCCAACGTCGCGTGCGGGCCCGATGGCACGGCTGCCGCTGTGCTACTTAGGGCCGCCGCCATCGAGGACGGCGCCGAGCTCGCCACGTCTCGGCGCGGGCAGACGGTGCGCGCTGTCGCACTGGCGCGCGGCCCGGGAAACCTCTGCGCTGCCCTCGGAATCACCATGGCCGACAACGGGATTGACTTGTTTGATCCGTCCAGTCCGGTGCGGCTGAGGCTCAACGACACGCACCGTGCCAGGTCGGGGCCGCGCGTTGGGGTCAGTCAAGCCGCTGACCGGCCGTGGCGATTGTGGCTCACGGGTCGACCGGAGGTGTCGGCCTACCGGCGAAGCTCGCGGGCACCGGCCCGGGGAGCCAGCGACTAG
- a CDS encoding bifunctional long-chain acyl-CoA synthase/lipase, with amino-acid sequence MVDLNFSMVTRPIERLVATAQNGLEVLRLGGLETGSVPSPSQIVESVPMYKLRRYFPPDNRPGQPPVGPPVLMVHPMMMSADMWDVTREDGAVGILHASGLDPWVIDFGSPDEVEGGMRRNLADHIVALSEAVDTVKDATGHDVHFVGYSQGGMFCYQAAAYRRSKDIASVVAFGSPVDTLAALPMGIPANMGAAVADFMADHVFNRLDIPSWMARMGFQMMDPLKTAKARVDFVRQLHDREALLPREQQRRFLESEGWIAWSGPAISELLKQFIAHNRMMTGGFAISGQMVTLTDITCPILAFVGEVDDIGQPASVRGIRRAAPNSEVYECLIRAGHFGLVVGSRAAQQSWPTVADWVRWISGDGTKPENIHLMADQPAEHTDSGVAFSSRVAHGIGEVSEAALALARGAADAVVAANRSVRTLAVETVRTLPRLARLGQLNDHTRISLGRIIDEQAHDAPKGEFLLFDGRVHTYEAVNRRINNVVRGLIAVGVRQGDRVGVLMETRPSALVAIAALSRLGAVAVVMRPDTDLSASVRLGRVTEILTDPTNLDAARQLPGQVLVLGGGESRDLDLPADALEQGQVIDMEKIDPDAVELPAWYRPNPGLARDLAFIAFSSADGDLVAKQITNYRWAVSAFGTASTAALGRRDTVYCLTPLHHESALLVSLGGAVVGGTRIALSRGLRPDRFVAEVRQYGVTVVSYTWAMLRDVVDDPAFVLHGNHPVRLFIGSGMPTGLWERVVEAFAPAHVVEFFATTDGQAVLANVAGAKIGSKGRPLPGAGRVELGAYDAEHDLILENDRGFVQVAGVNQVGVLLAQSRGPIDPTASVKRGVFAPADTWISTDYLFWRDDDGDYWLAGGRGSVVRTARGMVYTEPVTNALGLITGVDLAVTYGVLVRGRHVAVSAVTLLPGATITAADLTEAVASMPVGLGPDIVHVVPQLTLSGTYRPTVSALRANGIPKAGRQAWYFNSGGNEYRRLTPAVRTELTGQHRRGNA; translated from the coding sequence GTGGTGGATCTCAATTTTTCGATGGTCACGCGACCAATCGAGCGCCTGGTGGCCACGGCGCAGAACGGTCTGGAAGTCCTGCGACTCGGGGGCCTGGAAACCGGCAGTGTTCCGTCGCCGTCCCAAATCGTTGAGAGCGTACCGATGTACAAGCTGCGGCGGTATTTTCCGCCGGACAACCGCCCGGGACAGCCACCGGTGGGTCCGCCGGTGCTGATGGTGCACCCGATGATGATGTCGGCGGACATGTGGGACGTCACCCGTGAAGACGGCGCGGTGGGGATCCTGCACGCCAGCGGGCTAGATCCCTGGGTCATCGACTTCGGCTCACCCGACGAGGTCGAGGGCGGAATGCGCCGTAACCTGGCCGACCACATCGTCGCCCTCAGCGAGGCGGTCGATACCGTCAAGGACGCCACTGGCCACGATGTGCACTTCGTCGGGTATTCGCAGGGTGGCATGTTCTGCTATCAGGCCGCGGCATACCGGCGTTCGAAGGACATCGCCAGCGTGGTCGCGTTCGGCTCGCCGGTGGACACCCTGGCCGCGTTGCCCATGGGCATCCCGGCGAACATGGGCGCTGCGGTCGCCGATTTCATGGCCGATCACGTCTTCAATCGCTTGGATATCCCAAGCTGGATGGCGCGCATGGGTTTTCAGATGATGGACCCACTCAAAACCGCGAAGGCCCGGGTGGACTTCGTGCGTCAGTTGCACGACCGCGAGGCACTGCTGCCGCGGGAACAACAGCGCCGGTTCCTGGAATCCGAAGGATGGATCGCCTGGTCGGGCCCGGCGATCTCGGAACTGCTCAAGCAGTTCATCGCGCACAACCGAATGATGACGGGTGGTTTCGCCATCAGCGGCCAGATGGTGACGCTTACCGATATCACTTGCCCGATACTGGCGTTCGTCGGTGAGGTCGACGACATCGGCCAGCCGGCGTCGGTACGCGGCATCCGGCGGGCCGCGCCCAACTCCGAGGTCTACGAATGTCTCATCCGGGCAGGGCATTTCGGTCTCGTCGTGGGATCCCGAGCGGCACAACAGAGCTGGCCGACCGTGGCCGACTGGGTGCGCTGGATCTCCGGCGACGGCACCAAACCGGAAAACATCCACCTGATGGCCGATCAGCCGGCCGAACACACCGATAGCGGTGTGGCTTTCAGCTCCCGGGTCGCGCACGGCATCGGGGAGGTCTCGGAGGCTGCGTTGGCGCTGGCTCGCGGCGCGGCCGACGCGGTCGTTGCGGCCAACAGATCGGTGCGCACGCTGGCGGTGGAGACGGTGCGGACGCTGCCGCGACTAGCCCGGTTGGGTCAGCTCAACGACCACACCCGGATCTCGCTGGGCCGCATCATCGACGAACAGGCACACGATGCCCCGAAGGGTGAATTCCTGTTGTTCGACGGGCGCGTGCACACCTATGAGGCGGTAAACCGGCGGATCAACAATGTCGTTCGTGGCCTCATCGCGGTCGGGGTGCGGCAGGGTGACCGTGTCGGCGTGCTGATGGAGACTCGGCCCAGCGCGCTGGTCGCCATCGCCGCGCTGTCTCGGCTGGGAGCGGTTGCCGTGGTGATGCGGCCAGACACCGACCTGTCCGCGTCGGTCCGGCTCGGGAGAGTGACCGAGATCCTGACCGACCCTACCAATCTGGATGCTGCGCGCCAGTTGCCCGGACAGGTGCTGGTGTTGGGTGGTGGTGAATCGCGTGATCTGGATCTGCCGGCCGACGCACTTGAACAGGGCCAAGTCATCGACATGGAAAAAATCGACCCGGACGCCGTCGAGTTGCCGGCGTGGTATCGACCGAATCCCGGATTGGCGCGGGATCTGGCGTTCATCGCGTTCAGTTCGGCCGACGGCGACCTGGTGGCCAAGCAGATCACCAACTACCGCTGGGCGGTGTCGGCCTTCGGGACCGCCTCGACGGCGGCCCTCGGCCGCAGAGACACGGTGTACTGTTTGACGCCGCTGCACCATGAGTCCGCACTGTTGGTCAGCCTGGGCGGCGCGGTCGTGGGCGGAACCCGTATCGCATTGTCCCGCGGCTTGCGCCCGGACCGGTTCGTGGCCGAGGTACGCCAGTACGGCGTCACCGTCGTCTCCTACACATGGGCCATGCTGCGTGACGTGGTCGACGATCCGGCGTTCGTGTTGCACGGCAACCATCCGGTGCGGTTGTTCATCGGCTCGGGCATGCCGACCGGATTGTGGGAGCGGGTCGTCGAAGCGTTCGCACCGGCGCACGTCGTCGAGTTTTTCGCCACCACCGACGGACAGGCGGTGCTGGCCAACGTGGCTGGCGCCAAGATCGGCAGCAAGGGCCGTCCGTTGCCTGGCGCCGGACGTGTCGAACTTGGGGCCTACGACGCCGAACATGACCTGATCCTGGAGAACGACCGCGGCTTCGTGCAGGTCGCCGGTGTCAACCAGGTCGGGGTGCTGCTCGCACAATCCAGAGGGCCGATCGATCCGACCGCGTCGGTCAAACGCGGTGTCTTCGCTCCCGCCGACACCTGGATATCTACCGACTACCTATTCTGGCGTGACGACGATGGGGACTACTGGCTGGCGGGTGGACGCGGCTCGGTGGTGCGCACTGCGCGCGGGATGGTTTACACCGAGCCGGTCACCAACGCGTTGGGCCTCATCACCGGTGTCGACCTCGCGGTGACCTACGGTGTATTGGTGCGCGGTCGCCACGTCGCGGTGTCGGCGGTGACGTTGCTGCCTGGAGCGACCATCACAGCCGCCGACTTGACCGAAGCCGTGGCGAGCATGCCGGTGGGGCTGGGACCTGACATCGTGCACGTGGTGCCGCAGCTAACGCTCAGCGGTACTTACCGGCCAACGGTCAGCGCGTTGCGGGCCAACGGGATTCCCAAGGCGGGCCGTCAGGCATGGTATTTCAACTCCGGCGGCAACGAGTACCGGCGGTTGACGCCGGCGGTCCGCACCGAGTTGACCGGCCAGCATCGGCGCGGCAATGCTTGA
- a CDS encoding ABC transporter permease, translating to MILLVPILIITLMYFMFENVPHRPGTPSGFNTACLVLLGLFPLFVMFVITAITMQRERASGTLERILTTPLRRLDLLAGYGTAFSIAAAAQATLACIVAFWFLGFDTAGSPVWVFAIAIVNAVLGVGLGLLCSAFARTEFQAVQFIPLVMVPQLLLAGIIVPRALMPTWLEWISNVMPASYALEALQQVGAHPELTGIAVRDVVVVLSFAVASLCLAAVTLRRRTS from the coding sequence ATGATCTTGCTGGTACCCATCCTGATCATCACGCTGATGTATTTCATGTTCGAGAACGTCCCGCATCGCCCCGGTACCCCATCCGGGTTCAACACCGCTTGCCTGGTGCTACTGGGCCTGTTCCCACTCTTTGTGATGTTTGTGATCACGGCGATCACCATGCAACGCGAAAGGGCTTCGGGAACGCTGGAGCGCATCCTGACCACCCCGCTACGCCGGCTTGATCTGCTCGCCGGCTACGGGACCGCGTTCTCGATCGCCGCGGCGGCGCAGGCCACGCTGGCCTGCATTGTGGCGTTCTGGTTCCTTGGCTTTGACACGGCGGGCAGCCCGGTGTGGGTGTTCGCGATCGCGATCGTCAACGCCGTCTTGGGTGTCGGGCTCGGTCTATTGTGTAGTGCCTTCGCCCGCACCGAATTTCAGGCCGTACAGTTCATCCCGCTGGTGATGGTGCCGCAGCTGCTGCTCGCCGGCATCATCGTCCCGCGGGCACTGATGCCGACGTGGCTGGAGTGGATCAGTAACGTGATGCCGGCCAGCTACGCGCTCGAGGCGCTACAACAGGTGGGTGCGCATCCGGAGCTGACCGGTATCGCGGTGCGCGACGTCGTCGTCGTGCTGAGTTTCGCGGTCGCGTCGCTGTGTCTGGCGGCGGTGACACTGCGGCGACGGACGTCATAG
- the tlyA gene encoding 16S/23S rRNA (cytidine-2'-O)-methyltransferase TlyA gives MARRARVDAELVRRGLARSRQQAAELIGAGKVRIDGLPAVKPATAVSDTTALTVVTDSERAWVSRGAHKLVGALEAFAIAVAGRRCLDAGASTGGFTEVLLDRGAAHVVAADVGYGQLAWSLRNDPRVVVLERTNARGLTPEAIGGRVDLVVADLSFISLATVLPALVGCASRDADIVPLVKPQFEVGKGQVGPGGVVHDPQLRARSVLAVARRAQELGWHSVGVKASPLPGPSGNVEYFLWLRTQTDRALSAKGLEDAVHRAISEGP, from the coding sequence GTGGCACGACGTGCCCGCGTTGACGCCGAGCTAGTCCGGCGGGGCCTGGCGCGATCACGTCAACAGGCCGCGGAGTTGATCGGCGCCGGCAAGGTGCGCATCGACGGGCTGCCGGCGGTCAAGCCGGCCACCGCCGTGTCCGACACCACCGCGCTGACCGTGGTGACCGACAGTGAACGCGCCTGGGTATCGCGCGGAGCGCACAAACTAGTCGGTGCGCTGGAGGCGTTCGCGATCGCGGTGGCGGGCCGGCGCTGTCTGGACGCGGGCGCATCGACCGGTGGGTTCACCGAAGTACTGCTGGACCGTGGTGCCGCCCACGTGGTGGCCGCCGATGTCGGATACGGCCAGCTGGCGTGGTCGCTGCGCAACGATCCTCGGGTGGTGGTCCTCGAGCGGACCAACGCACGTGGCCTCACACCGGAGGCGATCGGCGGTCGCGTCGACCTGGTAGTGGCCGACCTGTCGTTCATCTCGTTGGCTACCGTGTTGCCCGCGCTGGTTGGATGCGCTTCGCGCGACGCCGATATCGTTCCACTGGTGAAGCCGCAGTTTGAGGTGGGGAAAGGTCAGGTCGGCCCCGGTGGGGTGGTCCATGACCCGCAGTTGCGTGCGCGGTCGGTGCTCGCGGTCGCGCGGCGGGCACAGGAGCTGGGCTGGCACAGCGTCGGCGTCAAGGCCAGCCCGCTGCCGGGCCCATCGGGCAATGTCGAGTACTTCCTGTGGTTGCGCACGCAGACCGACCGGGCATTGTCGGCCAAGGGATTGGAGGATGCGGTGCACCGTGCGATTAGCGAGGGCCCGTAG
- the tyrS gene encoding tyrosine--tRNA ligase (tyrosyl-tRNA synthase TyrS), which translates to MSGMILDELSWRGLIAQSTDLDTLAAEAQRGPMTVYAGFDPTAPSLHAGHLVPLLTLRRFQRAGHRPIVLAGGATGMIGDPRDVGERSLNEADTVAEWTERIRGQLERFVDFDDSPMGAIVENNLEWTGSLSAIEFLRDIGKHFSVNVMLARDTIRRRLAGEGISYTEFSYLLLQANDYVELHRRHGCTLQIGGADQWGNIIAGVRLVRQKLGATVHALTVPLVTAADGTKFGKSTGGGSLWLDPQMTSPYAWYQYFVNTADADVIRYLRWFTFLSADELAELEQATAQRPQQRAAQRRLASELTVLVHGEAATAAVEHASRALFGRGELARLDEATLAAALRETTVAELKPGSPDGIVDLLVASGLSASKGAARRTIHEGGVSVNNIRVDNEEWVPQSSDFLHGRWLVLRRGKRSIAGVERIG; encoded by the coding sequence ATGTCTGGCATGATCCTCGATGAGCTCAGCTGGCGCGGGTTGATCGCGCAGTCGACCGACCTCGACACGTTGGCCGCCGAAGCACAGCGCGGGCCGATGACGGTGTACGCCGGCTTCGATCCCACCGCGCCTAGCCTGCATGCCGGACATTTGGTGCCGCTGCTGACGTTGCGGCGCTTTCAGCGCGCCGGTCATCGCCCCATCGTGCTGGCCGGCGGGGCCACCGGCATGATCGGTGATCCACGTGACGTCGGCGAGCGCAGTCTCAACGAGGCCGACACCGTCGCCGAATGGACCGAACGGATCCGTGGGCAGCTGGAGCGCTTCGTCGACTTCGACGACTCACCAATGGGCGCGATCGTCGAGAACAACCTGGAATGGACCGGCTCACTATCGGCTATCGAGTTTCTACGTGATATCGGCAAGCACTTCTCGGTCAACGTGATGCTGGCCCGCGACACCATCCGGCGGCGTCTGGCGGGGGAGGGGATCTCTTACACCGAATTCAGCTACCTGTTGCTGCAGGCCAACGACTACGTCGAATTGCACCGGCGCCACGGCTGCACGCTGCAGATCGGTGGTGCAGATCAGTGGGGCAACATCATTGCCGGCGTCCGGTTGGTGCGCCAGAAGCTCGGTGCCACCGTGCATGCGCTTACCGTCCCCTTGGTGACCGCTGCCGACGGCACCAAGTTCGGCAAATCAACCGGCGGCGGGAGCCTGTGGTTGGATCCCCAAATGACCAGCCCCTATGCCTGGTACCAGTACTTCGTGAACACCGCGGACGCGGATGTGATCCGCTACCTACGGTGGTTCACCTTCTTGTCGGCCGACGAGTTGGCCGAGCTGGAACAGGCGACAGCGCAACGCCCGCAACAACGGGCCGCCCAGCGCCGGCTCGCCAGCGAGCTCACCGTCTTGGTGCATGGCGAGGCGGCGACCGCAGCCGTCGAGCATGCCAGCCGGGCACTCTTCGGTCGGGGCGAGTTGGCCCGTCTGGACGAGGCGACACTGGCTGCTGCGTTGCGGGAAACCACGGTCGCCGAACTCAAACCGGGCAGTCCCGACGGAATCGTCGACTTATTGGTGGCCAGCGGCCTGTCGGCCAGCAAGGGCGCGGCGCGGCGCACGATCCACGAGGGTGGGGTGTCGGTCAACAACATTCGGGTTGATAACGAGGAATGGGTGCCGCAAAGTTCGGACTTCTTGCACGGCCGCTGGTTAGTGCTACGTCGTGGAAAGCGGAGTATCGCCGGGGTGGAACGGATTGGCTGA